The Brasilonema sennae CENA114 genome includes a region encoding these proteins:
- a CDS encoding DUF362 domain-containing protein, with protein sequence MQTQTPSVSLIRATSYEREALRESLETLLEPLGGMAAFVKSGNRVLLKPNLLTGARPGKECTTRPELVYAVAQMVIEAGGKPFLGDSPAFGSAKGVALANGYQPILEELNLPIIDFHGKRYQSVSEDFDHLLLCKEAMEADVVINLPKVKSHVQLVLTLGVKNLFGCVPGKMKAWWHMEAGKDANRFGKMLVETARTIDPDLTILDGIIGHEGNGPSGGEPRPLGILAASPNVFALDRAMVEILNVSPEQVPTVAASIRLGLVGELNNINFPHLDPDLVKIDDWRLPDKFVPIDFGMPRVIKSTFKHLYIRFIKEPMKAYAKR encoded by the coding sequence ATGCAAACTCAAACACCATCCGTCAGCTTAATTCGCGCCACTTCTTACGAACGGGAAGCACTCCGGGAATCTTTAGAAACACTGCTGGAACCTTTGGGAGGAATGGCGGCGTTTGTCAAAAGCGGAAACCGTGTCTTACTTAAACCCAACCTGCTAACAGGCGCACGTCCTGGTAAAGAATGTACAACTCGTCCAGAACTGGTTTATGCAGTCGCCCAGATGGTTATAGAAGCAGGGGGTAAACCATTTTTGGGGGATAGTCCCGCTTTTGGTAGCGCCAAGGGAGTCGCACTCGCAAATGGCTATCAGCCTATTTTAGAAGAACTGAATCTTCCCATCATCGATTTTCACGGGAAGCGCTACCAAAGCGTCAGCGAAGACTTTGATCATCTGCTACTGTGCAAAGAGGCGATGGAAGCGGATGTTGTGATTAACCTACCCAAAGTAAAATCTCATGTCCAATTGGTACTAACTTTAGGAGTCAAAAACCTGTTCGGTTGTGTTCCAGGCAAAATGAAAGCTTGGTGGCACATGGAAGCAGGAAAAGACGCAAATCGTTTTGGTAAAATGTTGGTGGAAACCGCCAGGACAATTGATCCCGACTTAACTATACTTGATGGCATTATTGGTCATGAAGGCAATGGTCCAAGTGGTGGTGAACCCCGTCCACTCGGCATTTTAGCCGCATCACCAAATGTATTTGCCTTAGATCGTGCAATGGTAGAAATCCTCAATGTTTCACCAGAACAAGTACCCACTGTCGCTGCATCAATCCGGCTGGGGTTGGTTGGTGAACTGAACAATATCAACTTTCCTCACCTAGATCCCGACTTAGTAAAAATAGATGATTGGCGGCTACCAGACAAGTTCGTACCCATCGATTTTGGAATGCCCCGCGTCATCAAGTCTACGTTCAAACATCTTTACATAAGATTTATCAAAGAACCTATGAAAGCA